From Planococcus halocryophilus, the proteins below share one genomic window:
- the xseB gene encoding exodeoxyribonuclease VII small subunit, with protein MTEKKIMFNDAMEQLEEIVRQLEQGDVPLEQALTLYQKGMELSKVCHDKLQNAESQLVTMMKDGKEVPANIEMDGNAK; from the coding sequence ATGACTGAGAAGAAAATTATGTTCAATGATGCAATGGAACAACTTGAAGAAATTGTTCGTCAACTCGAACAAGGAGATGTGCCACTCGAACAAGCATTGACGCTTTATCAAAAAGGTATGGAACTTTCAAAAGTTTGTCACGATAAATTACAAAATGCAGAAAGTCAATTAGTGACTATGATGAAAGATGGTAAAGAAGTGCCAGCTAACATAGAAATGGACGGGAATGCAAAATGA
- a CDS encoding M24 family metallopeptidase, producing MKQREVEAVLVTSPYNLRYITEFTGTAGLALVTQQQAVFITDFRYTEQAGEQVKEFDVIQAEKNLMDEVVKTVKSMDIDTLAFEQDYMTYASAEQYREKLECELEPISNLIEKIRMVKTAEEVAVLKAAAKIADDAFEYICGFIRPGLTELEVSNELEFFMRKQGATSSSFDIIVASGLRSALPHGVATDKVIEKGDMITLDFGALYNGYISDITRTVAVGEPSEQMKEIYDIVLKAQELGVEKIGPGMSGIEADAIARDYIKSKGYGEAFGHSTGHGIGLEVHESPGLSSKSQTILEPGMAVTVEPGIYLQGIGGVRIEDDILITESGNERLTNSTKELRIL from the coding sequence ATGAAACAACGCGAAGTAGAAGCTGTACTGGTTACTAGTCCTTATAATTTGCGTTACATTACTGAATTTACGGGGACGGCTGGTTTAGCACTTGTTACACAACAACAAGCCGTTTTTATTACAGATTTCCGTTATACAGAGCAAGCAGGAGAGCAAGTGAAAGAATTTGATGTCATTCAAGCAGAAAAAAATCTAATGGATGAAGTAGTGAAGACGGTCAAATCTATGGATATTGATACGCTTGCTTTTGAACAAGATTATATGACGTATGCTTCTGCTGAGCAGTATAGAGAAAAATTAGAATGCGAATTAGAACCGATTAGTAATTTAATTGAAAAAATCCGCATGGTCAAAACAGCAGAAGAAGTGGCTGTGTTAAAAGCTGCCGCAAAAATTGCAGATGATGCATTCGAATATATTTGTGGTTTTATTCGTCCTGGATTAACAGAACTTGAAGTGTCTAATGAGCTTGAATTTTTCATGAGAAAACAAGGAGCGACGTCATCTAGTTTTGATATTATTGTTGCATCTGGACTTCGTTCAGCATTGCCTCATGGTGTGGCAACAGATAAAGTCATTGAAAAAGGCGACATGATTACACTGGATTTCGGTGCTTTATATAATGGCTATATTTCAGACATTACTCGTACGGTCGCAGTTGGCGAACCGTCAGAGCAAATGAAAGAAATTTATGATATTGTATTAAAGGCGCAAGAATTAGGCGTAGAGAAAATTGGTCCGGGAATGAGCGGCATTGAAGCAGACGCCATTGCACGAGATTATATTAAATCTAAAGGCTACGGTGAAGCATTTGGTCATTCAACAGGGCATGGTATTGGTTTGGAAGTCCATGAAAGCCCAGGGTTATCTTCTAAATCACAGACAATTTTAGAACCCGGTATGGCTGTGACGGTAGAACCAGGAATTTATCTGCAGGGAATTGGCGGAGTCCGCATCGAAGATGATATACTGATAACCGAGTCAGGAAATGAACGGTTGACTAACTCCACAAAAGAGCTTCGCATTTTATAA
- the efp gene encoding elongation factor P, whose translation MISVNDFKTGVTIEVDGGIWRVMEFQHVKPGKGAAFVRSKLRNLRTGSVTEKTFRAGEKVAKAQIDNSKMQYLYANGDMHAFMDMETYDQIELPEKNIEYELKFLQENMEVQVIQFQGEVLGVELPNTVVLEVVETDPGIKGDTASGGSKPAKLSTGLSVQVPFFINEGDKLIVNTTDSSYVSRAQ comes from the coding sequence ATGATTTCAGTAAACGATTTTAAGACAGGTGTCACAATTGAAGTAGACGGCGGAATTTGGCGCGTAATGGAATTCCAACACGTAAAACCAGGTAAAGGAGCTGCATTCGTGCGCTCAAAACTTCGTAATCTTCGTACAGGAAGTGTCACTGAAAAGACATTCCGTGCAGGTGAAAAAGTTGCGAAAGCACAAATTGACAACTCTAAAATGCAGTACTTGTATGCCAATGGCGATATGCACGCATTTATGGACATGGAAACTTACGATCAAATCGAGTTGCCAGAAAAAAATATTGAATATGAATTGAAGTTTCTACAGGAAAATATGGAAGTACAAGTAATCCAGTTCCAAGGAGAAGTACTAGGCGTTGAATTGCCAAATACGGTCGTTTTAGAAGTAGTTGAAACGGATCCAGGTATTAAAGGCGATACAGCAAGCGGCGGTTCTAAACCAGCGAAGTTATCAACGGGATTATCTGTTCAAGTGCCATTCTTCATTAACGAAGGCGATAAATTGATCGTTAACACGACCGATTCTTCTTACGTTTCTAGAGCTCAATAA
- the aroQ gene encoding type II 3-dehydroquinate dehydratase has protein sequence MRVLVLNGPNLNRLGKREKEAYGTFTLEELEQDLVEFSYHHHIELICRQSNHEGELIDWIHGAGDEGLSGIVLNAGAYTHTSIAIRDAIAAIEVPVIEVHISNVHKREEFRHHSYISPVTIGQIVGFGQDVYKLALQALILKQERG, from the coding sequence ATGCGTGTGCTGGTCTTGAACGGCCCCAATTTAAACCGTTTGGGCAAACGGGAAAAAGAAGCGTATGGAACGTTTACATTAGAAGAGTTAGAGCAAGATCTTGTGGAATTTTCCTATCATCATCATATCGAATTGATTTGCCGGCAGTCGAACCATGAAGGCGAATTGATAGACTGGATTCATGGAGCAGGCGATGAAGGCTTATCAGGAATTGTGTTAAATGCCGGTGCTTATACACATACGAGCATCGCAATACGTGATGCGATTGCGGCGATCGAAGTGCCTGTAATCGAAGTACATATATCGAATGTTCATAAAAGAGAAGAATTCCGACACCATTCATATATTTCTCCGGTGACCATCGGGCAAATTGTTGGTTTTGGTCAAGATGTCTACAAACTGGCGCTTCAAGCGCTGATTTTAAAACAAGAGAGAGGTTGA
- a CDS encoding Asp23/Gls24 family envelope stress response protein, with the protein MAEKTAPYLRMKSHGAQDLGNIEVAPEVLEIIASIAATDIEGVASMRGNFASGVVERLGKKVHGKGIKTELSEEGLAIDVYCVIDYGVSIPKTALKIQEQVRQTLENMTSLQTQEVNVHITGVHFESQAAE; encoded by the coding sequence ATGGCAGAAAAAACAGCACCTTATTTACGCATGAAATCACACGGAGCGCAAGACTTAGGTAATATTGAAGTCGCTCCAGAAGTGTTAGAAATTATTGCAAGTATTGCTGCGACAGATATTGAAGGAGTTGCGAGCATGCGTGGAAACTTTGCTTCGGGTGTGGTAGAACGCTTAGGAAAAAAAGTTCACGGCAAAGGCATTAAAACCGAATTGTCGGAAGAAGGATTGGCGATTGATGTTTATTGTGTCATCGATTATGGTGTGTCAATTCCTAAAACCGCTTTAAAAATACAAGAGCAGGTTCGTCAAACGCTTGAAAATATGACGTCACTTCAAACTCAAGAAGTAAACGTTCATATTACGGGCGTTCATTTCGAGTCCCAAGCAGCAGAATAG
- the accC gene encoding acetyl-CoA carboxylase biotin carboxylase subunit has protein sequence MKKVLIANRGEIAVRIIRACKEMDIETVAVYSEADKEALHVELADEAYCIGPKLSKDSYLNFSNIMSVAKLTNCDGIHPGYGFLAENASFAELCEACDIMFIGPTADAISRMGTKDVARETMRKAGVPVVPGSTGIVASEEDGLRIADEIGFPVIIKATAGGGGKGIRVARTREEFVTGLKMTQKEAAAAFGNPGVYIEKFIEDFRHIEIQVLADSHGNAIHLGERDCSIQRRMQKLVEEAPSPALSPELRAEMGDAAVKAALAVNYRGAGTVEFIFDAVNQKFYFMEMNTRIQVEHPVTEMITGIDLIQQQLKVASGETLAYKQEDVTFKGWSIECRINAENPAKNFMPSAGKVEMYLPPGGMGVRIDSAMYSGYTIPPYYDSMVAKLITFADTREEAVAKMKRALNEFVIEGVFTTIPFHSKLMDHEVFKSGDFNTKFLEKYDVLGS, from the coding sequence ATGAAAAAAGTATTGATTGCAAACCGTGGAGAAATCGCAGTTCGGATTATCCGTGCTTGTAAAGAAATGGATATCGAAACGGTTGCTGTATACTCAGAAGCTGATAAAGAAGCACTTCATGTAGAACTTGCAGATGAAGCGTATTGCATCGGTCCGAAATTATCGAAAGACAGCTATTTAAATTTTTCTAATATCATGTCAGTTGCTAAACTGACAAATTGTGATGGCATCCATCCAGGTTACGGATTCTTAGCTGAAAACGCGAGTTTCGCTGAACTTTGCGAAGCATGCGATATTATGTTTATCGGTCCAACTGCAGACGCCATTTCGCGTATGGGAACTAAAGACGTGGCACGTGAAACGATGCGTAAAGCAGGCGTTCCGGTCGTACCAGGTTCTACAGGTATCGTAGCAAGTGAAGAAGACGGCTTACGTATTGCAGATGAAATTGGCTTCCCTGTTATTATTAAAGCGACAGCAGGCGGTGGCGGTAAAGGAATCCGTGTAGCACGTACTCGTGAAGAATTTGTAACGGGTTTAAAAATGACACAAAAAGAAGCTGCAGCTGCTTTTGGTAATCCTGGAGTTTATATCGAGAAGTTTATCGAAGATTTCCGCCACATCGAAATCCAAGTACTTGCTGATTCTCATGGCAATGCGATTCATTTAGGTGAGCGTGATTGCTCAATTCAGCGTCGTATGCAAAAGCTGGTAGAGGAAGCGCCTTCACCGGCATTGTCACCAGAGTTGCGCGCAGAAATGGGCGATGCTGCAGTAAAAGCTGCACTAGCTGTTAACTACCGCGGGGCAGGAACTGTAGAATTTATTTTTGATGCCGTCAACCAAAAATTCTACTTTATGGAAATGAACACACGCATCCAAGTGGAACACCCTGTAACAGAAATGATTACTGGAATAGATTTGATCCAACAGCAATTAAAAGTGGCTTCTGGTGAGACACTAGCTTATAAACAAGAAGATGTAACATTCAAAGGCTGGTCAATTGAATGCCGTATTAATGCGGAAAACCCAGCTAAAAACTTTATGCCATCAGCAGGTAAAGTCGAAATGTACTTGCCTCCAGGTGGTATGGGTGTGAGAATCGATTCTGCTATGTATTCGGGTTACACGATTCCACCGTATTACGATTCGATGGTAGCGAAACTGATTACATTTGCAGATACACGCGAAGAAGCAGTAGCTAAAATGAAACGCGCATTAAATGAATTTGTTATTGAAGGCGTGTTTACGACGATTCCATTCCATTCAAAATTGATGGATCATGAAGTATTTAAATCAGGAGATTTCAATACGAAATTCCTCGAGAAATACGACGTTTTGGGATCTTAA
- the xseA gene encoding exodeoxyribonuclease VII large subunit: protein MSSDPYLSVKALTKYIKKKFDADPHLRDVYVKGELSNVKIHTSGHIYFTLKDNSARLPGVMFSASAKSVKFKPESGMTVLIRGDVTVYEASGQYQLYAQSMQVDGIGDYYLAFEQLKEKLAKEGVFDASHKKHLPRFPKRIAVVTAQTGAAVRDIIITLHRRYPLANVVLYPTLVQGAGAVQSIVQSIQAANKDQFDVLIVGRGGGSIEDLWAFNEEAVARAIFSSEIPIISAIGHETDTTIADFVADLRAPTPTAAAELAVPSQAELLERISSYRSQMYRTVSSAVSQQKQALNRLTSSYPLAYPERLYRPFIERVERATDSLQRESLQHLNRSKEYYRSLDQRLKSRMPLQQIRQSESDVTELERRLDFQIEQLLKNHSRQLSSALRTLDALSPLKIMDRGYSIPYIEGSVVKSVEQVTVGDNLMLAMQDGTIQATVNEINPAPKGDGNDD from the coding sequence GTGTCGTCCGACCCGTACTTAAGTGTAAAAGCATTAACAAAATACATAAAAAAGAAATTTGATGCCGATCCACATCTTCGCGATGTGTATGTTAAAGGTGAGTTATCCAATGTTAAAATTCATACCAGTGGACATATTTATTTCACGTTAAAAGATAATTCAGCGCGTTTGCCTGGCGTTATGTTTTCAGCAAGCGCAAAATCTGTGAAGTTTAAGCCCGAAAGCGGCATGACGGTGCTAATTCGCGGAGATGTTACGGTTTATGAAGCATCTGGTCAATATCAACTGTATGCGCAATCTATGCAAGTTGATGGTATTGGAGATTATTATTTAGCGTTTGAACAATTAAAAGAAAAGTTAGCTAAAGAAGGCGTATTTGACGCTTCTCATAAAAAGCACTTGCCGCGTTTTCCAAAACGAATTGCCGTAGTGACCGCTCAAACAGGAGCAGCAGTACGCGATATTATCATTACACTACATCGTCGTTACCCTTTGGCGAATGTTGTATTGTACCCAACACTTGTGCAAGGTGCTGGAGCAGTTCAATCGATTGTTCAGTCGATCCAAGCGGCCAATAAAGACCAGTTTGATGTGTTAATTGTAGGTCGCGGTGGTGGCTCAATTGAAGATTTATGGGCTTTTAACGAAGAAGCGGTGGCGCGTGCTATCTTTTCTTCAGAAATTCCAATTATTTCAGCAATCGGTCATGAAACCGATACCACGATTGCAGACTTTGTAGCTGATTTGCGTGCGCCAACGCCTACTGCTGCTGCGGAACTTGCGGTACCAAGTCAAGCAGAATTACTAGAGCGAATCTCCAGTTACCGAAGTCAAATGTATCGAACTGTCTCAAGCGCTGTGAGTCAGCAAAAACAGGCATTAAACCGATTGACTTCGTCTTATCCACTTGCCTACCCAGAACGGTTGTACCGGCCCTTTATTGAACGCGTCGAGCGTGCTACGGATTCCCTGCAAAGAGAGTCTTTGCAGCATTTAAACCGTTCTAAAGAATATTACCGATCGCTTGATCAGCGCTTGAAATCGCGTATGCCTTTGCAGCAAATTCGACAATCTGAATCGGATGTAACAGAACTTGAGAGAAGGCTTGATTTTCAAATAGAGCAATTGCTAAAAAATCATTCACGCCAGCTGTCTTCGGCGCTTCGAACATTAGATGCACTTAGTCCGTTAAAAATTATGGACCGTGGGTATTCTATTCCTTATATTGAAGGAAGTGTCGTCAAAAGTGTTGAACAAGTTACAGTGGGCGACAATTTAATGCTTGCCATGCAAGACGGAACGATCCAAGCAACGGTCAATGAAATAAATCCAGCACCTAAAGGAGACGGAAACGATGACTGA
- the accB gene encoding acetyl-CoA carboxylase biotin carboxyl carrier protein, producing the protein MKIQEIREIIKLVDGSSIDEFSYEFEGVKVKMKKNGSGQIQQTSTSTDQAPQAQKTVETNAPAPAKEPQVETLVSSEGLEVSTDNNTDYHKILSPMVGTFYESPSPDEAPYVQVGTKVSADHVVCIVEAMKLFNEIEAEVDGEIAEILVKDGQLVEYGQPLFLVKAN; encoded by the coding sequence ATGAAAATCCAAGAAATCCGTGAAATCATCAAATTAGTAGATGGGTCATCTATTGACGAATTCTCTTACGAGTTTGAAGGCGTTAAAGTTAAAATGAAGAAAAATGGTTCAGGTCAAATTCAGCAAACGAGTACTTCAACTGACCAAGCACCTCAAGCTCAGAAAACTGTAGAAACTAACGCGCCAGCACCGGCAAAAGAACCACAAGTAGAAACTTTAGTGTCATCTGAAGGTCTAGAAGTATCGACTGATAATAATACGGATTATCATAAAATTCTTTCGCCAATGGTTGGGACATTTTATGAGTCTCCATCACCTGATGAAGCACCATACGTACAAGTAGGAACAAAAGTTTCTGCGGATCACGTTGTGTGCATCGTTGAAGCTATGAAATTATTTAACGAAATCGAAGCAGAAGTAGATGGGGAAATTGCTGAGATCCTTGTAAAAGATGGTCAGCTTGTCGAATACGGCCAGCCTTTATTCCTCGTGAAAGCAAACTGA
- a CDS encoding vitamin B12-dependent ribonucleotide reductase, with the protein MVSATQSQYSLNAQALNEDIKTFPQVHEITPDMKITHKGVSRLVMIDRYSFKDTEKKTLKAGDFVVLTVKEDPKFPARGLGYIVSIDTQANKAQVWIEEDYRSAIDNPQEQEAGIVNRPIDVIEKPMEVFYEQIAKRNATGLASVETTAEKRQEWFEKFYQQLVGLKFIPAGRVLYGAGADTDVTYFNCYVMPFVADSREGISDHRKQVMEIMSRGGGVGTNGSTLRPRNTLARGVNGKSSGSVSWLDDIAKLTHLVEQGGSRRGAQMIMLADWHPDIAEFIISKMQNPRILRYLIENTQDETIKKLAHDKLKFKALSAQEEAMYQGILNYRTIPGMGGFNEKIMRDADTKLRDGGTYSVHNEEFLTGANISVTLTSDFMTAVENDADFELRFPAVESYSKEEMAVYNEKWQEVGDVREWERMGHGVRVYRTMKARELWNLINICATYSAEPGIFFIDNANEKTNAAAYGQKVVATNPCGEQPLAPYSVCNLAAVNLAQFADPKTKTVDFESLKETVRVGVRMQDNVIDATPYFLEENQVQALGERRVGLGVMGLADLLIYCDKEYGSPEGNELVDEIFKTIATAAYEVSTDLAAERGSFPFLVGNSDEETAALRKAFTNTGFMQGMPEHIREAVLEKGIRNSHLLTVAPTGSTGTMVGVSTGLEPYYSFTYYRSGRLGKFIEVKADIVSEYVKNNPGADEENLPKAFVTSMDLAPEAHADVQCIIQRWIDSSISKTVNAPRGYTVEQVEGVYERLYKGGAKGGTVYVDGSRDSQVLTLKAEDNNFEEEEQQQEDTGKRPIVLIDTIQDLRSTNVTIGSEVGDTCPVCRKGTVEEMGGCNTCTNCNAQLKCGL; encoded by the coding sequence ATGGTATCCGCCACACAATCCCAATATTCATTAAACGCACAAGCACTAAACGAAGATATCAAAACGTTTCCACAAGTGCACGAAATTACACCAGATATGAAAATAACGCACAAAGGGGTATCCCGCCTTGTGATGATTGATCGCTATTCTTTTAAGGATACAGAGAAAAAGACACTTAAAGCAGGCGATTTTGTTGTTTTAACTGTCAAAGAAGATCCGAAATTCCCAGCTCGTGGCCTTGGCTATATTGTGTCAATTGATACACAAGCAAACAAAGCTCAAGTATGGATCGAGGAAGATTATAGAAGTGCAATCGACAATCCGCAAGAACAAGAAGCAGGCATCGTCAATCGCCCAATCGACGTGATTGAAAAGCCGATGGAAGTGTTCTACGAGCAGATTGCGAAACGCAATGCTACAGGATTAGCTTCTGTAGAAACAACAGCTGAAAAGCGTCAAGAATGGTTTGAGAAGTTTTATCAGCAATTGGTTGGACTGAAGTTCATTCCAGCTGGACGTGTTCTTTACGGAGCAGGAGCAGATACAGATGTAACGTATTTCAACTGTTACGTGATGCCGTTCGTAGCAGATTCGCGCGAAGGTATTTCAGATCACCGCAAACAAGTAATGGAAATCATGAGCCGTGGTGGCGGCGTAGGAACAAACGGATCTACACTTCGTCCGCGTAATACACTAGCTCGTGGAGTTAACGGCAAATCATCAGGATCGGTATCTTGGTTGGATGATATTGCGAAATTAACGCATCTTGTTGAACAAGGTGGTTCACGACGCGGTGCTCAAATGATCATGCTTGCAGACTGGCATCCAGATATTGCGGAATTCATCATTTCAAAAATGCAGAATCCACGTATTTTGCGTTATTTGATTGAAAACACGCAAGATGAGACGATCAAAAAATTGGCTCACGACAAATTGAAGTTCAAAGCGTTGTCAGCTCAAGAAGAAGCAATGTATCAAGGTATCTTAAACTACCGAACAATTCCAGGTATGGGCGGATTTAACGAGAAAATTATGCGCGATGCTGACACGAAATTACGTGACGGCGGTACGTATTCTGTTCATAACGAAGAATTTTTAACAGGGGCTAATATTTCTGTAACCTTAACAAGCGATTTCATGACAGCAGTTGAAAACGATGCTGATTTCGAGTTGCGTTTCCCAGCAGTTGAATCTTATTCAAAAGAAGAAATGGCTGTTTACAATGAAAAATGGCAAGAAGTCGGCGATGTTCGTGAATGGGAGCGTATGGGCCACGGCGTCCGAGTTTATCGCACGATGAAAGCGCGTGAGCTATGGAACTTGATCAATATTTGCGCGACGTATTCAGCTGAACCGGGCATTTTCTTTATTGATAACGCCAATGAAAAAACAAATGCGGCAGCATATGGTCAAAAAGTTGTTGCAACAAACCCATGTGGCGAACAACCGTTAGCTCCTTATTCAGTTTGCAACTTGGCAGCGGTCAACTTGGCACAATTTGCGGATCCAAAAACAAAAACAGTCGATTTTGAAAGCTTGAAAGAGACAGTTCGTGTGGGCGTTCGCATGCAAGACAACGTCATTGATGCAACACCGTATTTCCTTGAAGAAAACCAAGTTCAAGCACTCGGCGAACGCCGTGTAGGTCTTGGGGTTATGGGATTAGCAGATTTACTTATTTACTGTGACAAGGAATATGGTTCACCAGAAGGCAACGAACTTGTAGATGAAATCTTCAAAACGATTGCCACTGCAGCCTATGAAGTTTCGACTGATTTAGCAGCAGAACGTGGCAGCTTCCCTTTCCTAGTTGGGAATTCTGATGAAGAAACTGCAGCACTTCGCAAAGCGTTTACTAACACTGGATTTATGCAAGGAATGCCTGAACATATCCGCGAAGCGGTTCTTGAAAAAGGAATCCGTAACTCGCATCTATTAACAGTAGCACCAACAGGATCTACCGGTACAATGGTGGGTGTTTCGACAGGACTTGAGCCTTATTATTCATTCACATACTACCGTAGCGGCCGCCTTGGTAAATTTATCGAGGTTAAAGCTGATATTGTCAGTGAATACGTGAAGAACAATCCTGGAGCAGACGAAGAAAATCTACCAAAAGCATTTGTGACGTCGATGGACTTAGCGCCAGAAGCGCATGCAGATGTTCAATGCATCATTCAACGATGGATTGATTCGTCGATTTCGAAAACGGTAAACGCACCTCGCGGCTATACTGTTGAACAAGTCGAAGGCGTGTATGAGCGTTTGTATAAAGGTGGAGCAAAAGGTGGTACGGTTTATGTCGATGGCAGCCGTGATTCTCAAGTTCTAACTTTAAAAGCTGAAGACAATAACTTCGAAGAAGAAGAACAACAACAAGAAGATACAGGAAAGCGTCCGATTGTTTTGATCGACACCATCCAAGATCTTCGTTCAACGAATGTGACGATCGGTTCTGAAGTGGGCGATACTTGCCCAGTTTGCCGAAAAGGAACTGTTGAAGAAATGGGTGGCTGCAATACATGTACGAATTGCAACGCTCAATTAAAATGTGGATTGTAA
- the nusB gene encoding transcription antitermination factor NusB, producing MKRHEAREKALQTLFQLEGTELTINEAMDHVMAGENDNFYDLLVQGTYTNMATIDEKLVGHLENWSIERLPKIERTILRMAIFELEYMEDAPARVVMNEAIELCKTFGDDKSSRFVNGVLSKFTDETAN from the coding sequence ATGAAACGACACGAAGCACGCGAAAAAGCGCTTCAGACCTTATTTCAATTAGAAGGCACTGAATTAACCATCAATGAAGCAATGGATCATGTGATGGCTGGAGAAAATGATAATTTTTACGATTTATTGGTTCAAGGCACTTATACAAATATGGCAACCATTGATGAAAAATTGGTTGGCCATCTTGAAAACTGGTCGATTGAACGTTTGCCTAAAATCGAGCGTACAATTCTTCGCATGGCGATCTTTGAACTAGAATATATGGAAGACGCACCAGCACGCGTCGTGATGAATGAAGCAATTGAATTGTGTAAAACATTCGGAGACGACAAGTCTAGCCGATTTGTTAACGGCGTTTTATCGAAGTTTACAGACGAAACAGCAAATTAA
- the folD gene encoding bifunctional methylenetetrahydrofolate dehydrogenase/methenyltetrahydrofolate cyclohydrolase FolD yields MTAKLIDGKAVSQKIKIQVQQRVEKLAKQGIIPGLAVVLVGENSASLTYVKNKKKTCEALGMRSDLHQFPDTLTEQELLSKIDELNNDSNIHGILVQLPLPKQIDEFKVISAISPEKDVDGFHPISVGNMMIGKEAFLPCTPHGIMELLAHYNIDPAGKHAVVIGRSNIVGKPIGQLLLQKDATVTYCHSKTKDLAEFTKQADILIAAVGRAKFIDHTFIKPGAVIIDVGMNRDENGKLCGDVDFQDVQETASFVTPVPGGVGPMTIAMLMGNTLQSAEKGSVKTKQQ; encoded by the coding sequence ATGACTGCAAAATTGATTGATGGAAAAGCGGTAAGCCAAAAAATTAAAATTCAAGTACAACAACGAGTGGAAAAATTGGCGAAGCAAGGAATCATCCCAGGACTTGCCGTTGTGTTGGTTGGAGAAAACTCCGCCTCTCTTACATATGTAAAAAACAAGAAAAAAACATGCGAAGCCCTTGGTATGCGTTCAGATTTACATCAATTTCCGGATACATTGACTGAGCAAGAGTTGCTTTCAAAAATAGATGAATTGAATAATGATTCCAATATACATGGAATTCTTGTTCAATTGCCTTTACCCAAACAAATTGATGAGTTTAAAGTGATTTCAGCCATAAGCCCTGAAAAAGATGTAGATGGGTTCCATCCGATTTCAGTCGGTAACATGATGATTGGCAAAGAAGCCTTTTTACCTTGTACACCGCATGGCATTATGGAGTTACTCGCTCATTACAACATCGACCCAGCTGGCAAACACGCTGTAGTCATTGGTCGCAGCAATATTGTTGGCAAGCCAATCGGACAATTACTACTTCAAAAAGACGCAACTGTGACGTATTGCCATTCAAAAACGAAAGATTTGGCGGAATTTACAAAGCAAGCGGATATTTTAATAGCTGCTGTTGGGCGTGCCAAATTTATCGATCACACGTTCATCAAACCAGGTGCAGTTATTATTGATGTGGGGATGAACCGTGATGAAAATGGTAAATTATGTGGCGATGTAGACTTTCAAGATGTTCAAGAAACGGCTAGTTTTGTTACCCCTGTACCTGGCGGCGTAGGACCTATGACGATTGCGATGCTAATGGGGAATACATTACAATCAGCTGAAAAAGGGTCTGTAAAGACAAAACAACAATAA